The following is a genomic window from Amyelois transitella isolate CPQ chromosome 23, ilAmyTran1.1, whole genome shotgun sequence.
ACATAAACTATTTTCttccaaatattttgaatgacTACCAAAAATCGAGAGTTTCTATCATCTCTATCCTGATCTGATCGTCGATTAATAcactattctttattattgcAGTGCGCGAACAACTCAAAGACTTGACAAAACAATATGACAAAAGTGAAAATGATCTCAAAGCTTTGCAGAGCGTTGGTCAAATCGTCGGTGAAGTATTGAAACAGCTCACTGAAGagaaatgtaagtatttacagtaattttaattcataacaCATATATATGGTTCCCTTGCTAAAGTTGCCGAGGTCAGATGGGTTTCATGTAAAACTTGGACTTACACATACCAGGACCATCATTAAAAGGTACACTTCGAGCTCCTCCCTAAAGAGTTGAGGATACAACCAAGATTAACACTGACTACACTCTCACTGTATCCCAAAGGTGGACTAGTTTTAGCattatgttaaacattttgaaaacaaactgTTAAAAGTGgctgcatttaaaaaaataaagcatgAAAGGTGAAagtacattatttattcatataatcaacCAATTTTTATCAATCACATTCATTTCTTCACATTGCAGTCATCGTTAAAGCAACAAATGGACCTCGCTATGTCGTCGGCTGTCGTCGCCAACTTGACAAAAACAAGCTGAAGGGTGGCACTAGAGTCGCTCTAGATATGACTACGCTCACCATCATGCGGCATTTACCCAGAGAggtatttctatttatattatttattgaataaattggTAGCTGTGGAGAGTTTTCCCTTGGTGTATCAATAGttcattaattacatacaaaagGTACCAAAGTGCCTTCTCTAGATGCCCATGCCTAGTCTATTCTTCTTTGGGCAGCTGACATGTGCATATTTAAACAATACATATTGCCATGTCTATATCTCTAGTAGATGTTCGGGTAGatggagccaacagtcttgaaaagaacaAAAGCTGTGCGTGACGtgtgtataaaatttaatttcatatttttggccACTCACACAGATCTGGCagcaacaaaaagaaaaaagcatGTGGCAGCTGCTTCACTTTCTgtgcatattgtaaaagtatGTCAAAGGAACAGCTTAAAAACTTAGGATTTGAATCACCATCTCTCTCTACCTGCCATTAAGATCCTgtgttttgttataatttaaaataaaatatctctaTCAAGTCATTAgcattttttatctatactatctatactaatagtataaagctgaagagtttgttttgtttgtttgtttgtttaaacgtgctaatctcagaaactactgaaccgatttgaataattatttcactgttatatagtctatttatcgaggaaggctataggctacattttatcccggatttcctacgggaaacgtcaacaatgcaggtgaaagttgaatgagtcggccatctgcgagctttccacgcgaacgctgcgcaaaccaacaaagatatagtaaaacaatgtactaaagatgtgaaactactcattttttgccaccaAAAAGTCCACGAGAGTATacatctatctcttaaggtttacttataataaccacttttatgttcatttttaaatggttttatttagctcaccccgtttgttttaagattattttttcattataaacataagttattttgaaaccaattttctttaattcggTTTTGAGGTTTTGATTAAGGTTTTGAGATAAAGTCGTTATAAGctatttgcagcgaaacatttaatacggcgaaccagcgttctttctaatacgcgtgaccgcctgactgatttgcaaaaataaatacgatgcccaaaataactattccacgcggacgaagtcgcgggcacagctagtttatacatataatcacatctacttatatcccttgcgggatagtcAGAGCCCGCTGTCCCAAAAAGACAcctaggccacattcagctgttaggcttaatgatgtaattgagattttattttattcatacaataaatttacagGTGGATCCTCTTGTCTATAACATGAGCCACGAGGACCCCGGAGACGTCACGTACTCAGCTATCGGAGGTCTGCAAGAGCAGATCAGGCAGTTGAGAGAGGTAAGGTCACGAATAGTCATAGTTGTCAAAGAAGTAAcgttatcctactactattataaaggcgaaagtttgtatggatgtttgttactctttcacgcaaaaactactgaaccgattaccatgaaatttggtatgtaggtagctgaagacccagaataacacataggctactttttatcccagagttcccgcgggattgatagggtttccacgcggacgaagtcgcgggcggcctctagtgttgtcataatattgtgtaaaaatttaatgtataagGTGCTTTTTCTATCGCATTGGTTTTTATGACTGTAATGATAGGAtaagttttgatgaaataaataaataaagttaccagttactataaataaataaatatatacgggacaaattacactgattgagttagcctcgaagtaagtttaagtggcaaatttacataaaatttgaatagaTTGTAAGATGAAAAGAGATTGTACGAAAAAGCTGATAAGGAGTCCATCGCCTACGAAAAGAAGTTAACCTCCAAagttattagcctttcccttagtcgccttttactaaatCCAtatgaaagatatggagtggtccttttctgaAGTTTAATATTATCAATAGTTGTTAAcgaattattcttattttcaggTGATCGAGCTACCGCTGTTAAATCCGGAACTGTTTGTCCGTGTGGGCATCACCCCCCCAAAAGGCTGCCTTTTGTACGGACCTCCGGGTACTGGCAAGACACTGCTCGCAAGAGCAGTCGCTTCTCAATTGGATGCTAACTTTTTGAAGGTAAGATTATGATATCAATCTGTACTAatttataaagaggaaagatttgtagttgtgaatgtttgtaacgaataaattcaaaaagtactgacacaattttgatgaaatttagcatACAGATAGAAAGAAGACAAATAGAAATTCCCACTGGACCGAAGAACTGCGTAATAGCTAGTATTTAAGAAATGCCCTGAGCCCTGACCTGAGTGCGTCTTTGATTACCATTTAgcagtaagtcaggtttttacacaaagcaacttctgtctgacctccgcaacctttgtatGTGAAACTTactcataaatacatacatatggtcacgactatatccattgtggggtagacagagccgactgtgttacgagatactaacccaatgATACTTGAactcaaggattaataattttcccttttttttttacattttcattatttctttgctccttatagttacagcgtgatgttatatagcctaaagccttcttcgataaatggtctattcaacgaaaaataatgtttcaattcggaccagtagttcctgagattaccgcgtttaaacaaacaaacaaactcttcagctttataatattagtatagatacttatatagataaacatccaacacccaggccaatcagagaaagttcttttctcatcatgccctggccgggattcgaacccggaacctccggtgtcgcagacaagcgcactacctctgcgccacagaggccgtcaatataaataaatagttataataagatttaagttatgtgacgtcaataagtgataccttgtatccaattttgtataaaataaatatattctgttctattctattcccaGGTAGTGTCGTCCGCCATTGTGGACAAGTACATAGGCGAGTCGGCTCGCCTCATCCGCGAGATGTTCAACTACGCGAGAGATCACCAACCCTGCATCATATTTATGGACGAGATTGATGCTATTGGTGAGttggtacctatatattttttgtcttagAGAGAGAGACTTGCTcgacctttttttttaatatattaaatgggATGCTTTTAATATTCAAGTGAtagaaatcaaattcaaaacttttattcgttattcaaaattttttattcgttattcaaaacttttataaaatactagaggccgcccgcgacttcgtccgcatggaaaccctatcaatcccgcgggaactccgggataaaaagtagcctatatgttattctgggtcttcagctagctacataccaaatttcatcgtaatcggttcagtagtttttgcgagaaagtgcgtttttaaattttggtcacgtctatatcccttgcggggtagacagagccaacagccaagtcttgaaaagactgattcgTCTATATCACACATCGATATTGATTTCAGGCGGCAGACGTTTCTCAGAGGGCACCAGCGCGGATCGTGAGATTCAGAGGACATTGATGGAGTTACTCAATCAGATGGACGGGTTCGATTCCCTCGGACAGgtgggaaaaaataaattcattcattcaaattaaggacgtcctggtaaagggtcaggccaagagtacccgaaaccgctgagcttgcgtgaagagagttatgaatgtggatgaagcgaaggaagtgtgcagagatcgtggcaagtggaaagaggtggtGTCTGCccttctcttagtcgccttttacgacatccatgagaaataggagtggtcctattctagtGGCGAATTGGTCTTCtcgaggctgttggctctgtctacaccgtaagagatataaacgtgattatacatatgtgcgtatgtaactaaatatatgcagtgtttaaagaaaaatgtacaattttagcaaaaagctgaacatggcctgtcagtcttttcaagactgctggctctgtctagcccgcaagggatatacacgtgactatatgtatgtatgtataggtgtATTTCACTTAATAGGAGGCCACAACCACAGTGAAATTATGTACCATttagttaaagaaataaatatattttgatttttttttttgatgtatGTACAATTTCCAGGTGAAAATCATCATGGCTACGAACCGGCCTGACACTCTCGACCCAGCTTTGTTGAGGCCAGGGAGATTGGACAGGAAGATTGAGATTCCCCTGCCGAACGAGCAGGCCAGGTGAGATTGTGGTCTCAACTACTTAGACCAGAGTACCAAGCTTCTTTTAATttagtggttcccggcagtgccgtgtggttcccggcaccaataa
Proteins encoded in this region:
- the LOC106140015 gene encoding 26S proteasome regulatory subunit 10B, whose amino-acid sequence is MPAGASTMDPLREKAFQDYRKKLMEHKEVESRLKDMREQLKDLTKQYDKSENDLKALQSVGQIVGEVLKQLTEEKFIVKATNGPRYVVGCRRQLDKNKLKGGTRVALDMTTLTIMRHLPREVDPLVYNMSHEDPGDVTYSAIGGLQEQIRQLREVIELPLLNPELFVRVGITPPKGCLLYGPPGTGKTLLARAVASQLDANFLKVVSSAIVDKYIGESARLIREMFNYARDHQPCIIFMDEIDAIGGRRFSEGTSADREIQRTLMELLNQMDGFDSLGQVKIIMATNRPDTLDPALLRPGRLDRKIEIPLPNEQARLEILKIHAAPIAKHGEMDYEAVVKLSDTFNGADLRNVCTEAGLFAIRAEREYIIQEDLMKAVRKVADNKKLESKLDYKPV